From a single Petrotoga sp. 9PW.55.5.1 genomic region:
- a CDS encoding ABC transporter ATP-binding protein gives MNNSKDSNNILELDSVTKKFGGLIAVNNFNGCLKKGELLGLIGPNGAGKTTLFNLITGLYTPEEGEIKLKNTVINTKKPHEVTQLGIARTFQNIRLFQDMTVLENVLVSQHLRFKSWIWLLKSVFKTPDVLKVEKEMQKKAWDILDEVGLAIYANDKANSLPYGLQRKLEIARALATGAELLLLDEPAAGMNPNETSELMEFIKHIKDQFQLSILIIEHDMKVIMGICERIYVLDYGKKIAEGNPEEIQKNPQVIKAYLGEELFV, from the coding sequence ATGAATAATTCAAAAGACTCTAATAATATATTGGAATTAGACAGTGTAACTAAAAAATTTGGTGGATTAATAGCAGTAAATAATTTTAATGGATGTTTAAAAAAAGGAGAGCTATTAGGTTTGATTGGTCCTAATGGGGCTGGGAAGACAACGCTTTTCAATTTAATTACAGGGCTATATACCCCAGAAGAAGGGGAAATAAAGTTGAAAAACACTGTAATTAATACAAAAAAACCTCACGAAGTTACACAATTAGGTATAGCAAGAACTTTTCAAAATATTCGTTTGTTTCAGGATATGACAGTTTTAGAAAATGTGTTGGTATCCCAACATCTCAGATTTAAAAGTTGGATTTGGTTATTAAAAAGTGTATTCAAAACTCCAGATGTTCTGAAAGTGGAAAAAGAAATGCAAAAAAAAGCCTGGGATATTTTAGATGAAGTTGGTTTAGCCATATATGCTAACGATAAAGCAAACTCTTTACCTTATGGTTTACAAAGAAAGTTGGAAATTGCAAGGGCTTTGGCCACAGGAGCTGAATTATTATTGCTAGATGAACCTGCAGCAGGGATGAATCCTAATGAAACTAGTGAATTAATGGAATTTATAAAGCATATTAAGGATCAATTTCAGCTTTCTATACTTATAATTGAACATGATATGAAGGTTATCATGGGAATATGCGAAAGAATTTATGTGTTAGATTATGGTAAAAAAATAGCTGAAGGAAACCCTGAAGAAATTCAAAAAAATCCTCAAGTTATAAAAGCTTATCTGGGTGAGGAGTTGTTTGTATGA
- a CDS encoding branched-chain amino acid ABC transporter permease, with the protein MEKTLSFKSKFIMTILFILFIFLLLLLANNKASGYVVLILNLMAINIIFAVSLTFINGITGIFSLGHVGFIAIGAYVSSILTLSPAQKEMSFLIKPLIYPLNVIQIPFLPSIIIAGLVAAAFGYLVAAPSLRLIGDYLAIATLGLGEVVRVVANNTWAITNGALGLKSIPQYTNLWWTWGFALLTVVFISSLINSSYGRALKAIREDSVAAKSMGINVFSHQVVTFVIGSFFAGIGGALWAHLITTIDPKSFMFAKTFEILIMVVIGGLGSISGAIIGASLYTVGLEFLRVLEEPMRIGPIYIPGIPGMRMVVLSLILIIIMLFWRRGIMGRNEITWEGIHKLIQKIKKK; encoded by the coding sequence TTGGAAAAAACATTATCTTTTAAATCAAAGTTCATTATGACAATTTTGTTTATTTTGTTTATTTTTTTATTATTACTGTTGGCCAATAATAAAGCCAGTGGTTACGTGGTATTGATTTTGAATCTTATGGCTATTAATATCATTTTTGCGGTTAGTCTCACTTTTATTAACGGTATTACTGGAATTTTTTCTTTAGGGCACGTCGGTTTCATTGCAATAGGAGCCTACGTATCATCTATTTTAACGCTTTCTCCAGCTCAAAAAGAAATGAGTTTTTTAATTAAACCTCTTATATACCCATTGAATGTAATTCAGATACCTTTTTTACCGTCAATAATTATAGCTGGACTTGTTGCAGCGGCTTTTGGATATTTAGTTGCTGCTCCTTCACTTAGATTGATTGGAGATTATCTGGCAATTGCTACATTAGGGTTGGGAGAAGTAGTAAGAGTTGTGGCAAATAATACATGGGCGATTACAAACGGAGCACTAGGTTTGAAAAGTATTCCCCAATACACAAACTTATGGTGGACTTGGGGATTTGCCTTACTAACGGTTGTTTTCATATCGAGTTTAATTAATAGCAGTTATGGAAGAGCATTAAAAGCGATAAGAGAAGACTCTGTAGCTGCTAAATCAATGGGGATAAACGTTTTTTCTCATCAAGTGGTTACCTTTGTCATTGGTTCTTTCTTTGCAGGGATAGGTGGGGCATTGTGGGCACATCTTATTACAACTATTGATCCGAAATCTTTTATGTTTGCGAAAACTTTTGAAATATTGATAATGGTAGTTATAGGAGGACTAGGAAGTATAAGTGGTGCAATAATTGGTGCATCACTGTATACTGTAGGTTTAGAGTTTCTTAGGGTTTTAGAAGAACCAATGAGGATTGGGCCTATTTATATACCAGGCATACCTGGAATGCGAATGGTAGTTTTGTCATTAATTTTGATAATTATAATGTTATTCTGGCGAAGAGGTATTATGGGAAGAAATGAGATAACTTGGGAAGGAATACATAAACTTATACAAAAAATAAAGAAAAAATAA